From one Neofelis nebulosa isolate mNeoNeb1 chromosome 4, mNeoNeb1.pri, whole genome shotgun sequence genomic stretch:
- the ABHD14B gene encoding putative protein-lysine deacylase ABHD14B, giving the protein MCIWGRLLGAAPSRVLGTHGAEGLWETGRCDKKDRSNGTDRPATSCGHKRAPRSTAWSPPSARPIPGFPAPGLSRSQHSPASCLREPTQLLRCFTSAGASMAGVEQHEGTIQVQGQSLFFREARPGGGQAACFSVLLLHGIRFSSETWQNLGTLHSLAQAGYRAVAIDLPGLGRSKEAAAPAPIGELVPSSFLAAVVDALDLGPPVVISPSLSGMYSLPFLTAPGSQLRGYVPVAPICTDKINAADYAGVKTSTLIVYGDQDPMGLTSFEHLKHLPNHRVLVMEGAGHPCYLDKPGEWHTGLLDFLQGLA; this is encoded by the exons ATGTGCATCTGGGGCAGGTTGCTGGGAGCCGCACCTAGCCGGGTACTTGGAACACATGGGGCCGAGGGGCTCTGGGAAACAGGCCGCTGCGACAAGAAAGATAGGTCTAACGGCACCGACAGGCCTGCGACGTCTTGTGGCCACAAGAGGGCGCCCCGTAGCACGGCCTGGTCCCCGCCCTCGGCCAGGCCAATTCCCGGTTTCCCTGCCCCGGGCCTCAGTCGCAGCCAGCACTCGCCTGCTTCTTGTCTGCGCGAGCCTACGCAGCTCCTCAG GTGCTTCACCAGTGCAGGAGCCAGTATGGCGGGTGTGGAGCAGCACGAGGGCACCATCCAGGTGCAGGGCCAGAGCCTCTTCTTCCGAGAAGCTCGGCCAGGCGGTGGACAGGCTGCCTGCTTCTCAGTTCTGCTGTTGCATGGTATCCGCTTCTCCTCTGAGACCTGGCAGAACCTGGGCACACTGCACAGTCTGGCTCAGGCTGGCTACCGGGCTGTGGCCATCGACCTGCCAG GTCTGGGGCGCTCCAAGGAAGCAGCAGCCCCTGCCCCTATTGGAGAGCTGGTCCCCAGCAGCTTCCTGGCAGCTGTGGTAGATGCCTTGGACCTGGGTCCCCCAGTTGTGATCAGCCCGTCGTTGAGTGGCATGTACTCCCTGCCCTTCCTGACGGCCCCTGGCTCCCAGCTCCGGGGCTACGTGCCAGTGGCCCCTATCTGCACTGACAAAATCAATGCTGCCGACTATGCCGGTGTGAAG aCCTCAACACTTATTGTATACGGAGACCAGGACCCCATGGGTCTGACCAGCTTTGAGCACCTGAAGCATCTGCCCAACCACCGTGTGTTGGTcatggagggggcagggcaccCCTGTTACCTTGACAAACCTGGGGAGTGGCACACAGGGCTGCTGGATTTCCTGCAGGGGCTAGCATGA
- the PCBP4 gene encoding poly(rC)-binding protein 4 isoform X1, which translates to MSGSDAGLEEEPELSITLTLRMLMHGKEVGSIIGKKGETVKRIREQSSARITISEGSCPERITTITGSTAAVFHAVSMIAFKLDEDLCAAPANGGNVSRPPVTLRLVIPASQCGSLIGKAGTKIKEIRETTGAQVQVAGDLLPNSTERAVTVSGVPDAIILCVRQICAVILESPPKGATIPYHPSLSLGTVLLSANQGFSVQGQYGAVTPAEVTKLQQLSGHAVPFASPSMVPGLDPGTQTSSQEFLVPNDLIGCVIGRQGSKISEIRQMSGAHIKIGNQAEGAGERHVTITGSPVSIALAQYLITACLETAKSTSGGTPGSAPTDLPAPFSPPLTALPTAPPGLLGTPYAISLSNFIGLKPVPFLALPPASPGPPPGLAAYTAKMAAANGSKKAERQKFSPY; encoded by the exons ATGAGCGGTTCAGATgcggggctggaggaggagccaGAGCTCAGCATCACCCTCACACTTCGGATGCTAATGCATGGGAAG GAGGTTGGCAGCATAATTGGGAAG AAAGGAGAGACTGTAAAGCGAATCCGGGAGCAG AGCAGTGCCCGGATCACCATCTCTGAGGGTTCCTGCCCCGAGcgcatcaccaccatcactggGTCCACAGCAGCCGTCTTCCATGCAGTCTCCATGATCGCCTTCAAGCTGGATGAG GACCTTTGTGCTGCTCCTGCAAATGGTGGAAATGTCTCCAGGCCTCCGGTGACCCTGCGCCTTGTCATCCCTGCAAGCCAGTGTGGCTCACTGATTGGGAAGGCTGGCACCAAGATCAAGGAGATTCGAGAG ACCACGGGTGCCCAGGTGCAGGTGGCGGGAGACCTGCTCCCCAACTCTACAGAGCGTGCTGTCACTGTGTCCGGGGTACCTGATGCCATCATCCTGTGTGTGCGCCAGATCTGTGCTGTTATCCTGGAG TCCCCACCCAAAGGAGCTACTATCCCATATCATCCAAGCCTCTCCTTAGGTACCGTCCTTCTCTCTGCCAACCAG GGCTTTTCTGTCCAGGGTCAGTATGGGGCTGTGACCCCAGCTGAG GTCACCAAGCTCCAGCAGCTCTCGGGCCATGCAGTCCCCTTTGCCTCACCCAGCATGGTGCCAG gacTGGATCCTGGCACACAGACCAGCTCACAGGAGTTCTTGGTTCCCAACGAT CTGATTGGCTGCGTGATTGGGCGCCAGGGCAGCAAGATCAGTGAGATCCGGCAGATGTCAGGGGCACATATCAAGATCGGGAACCAAGCAGAGGGTGCTGGCGAGAGGCACGTGACCATCACTGGTTCCCCTGTCTCCATCGCCCTGGCCCAGTACCTCATCACTGCCTG TCTAGAAACGGCCAAGTCTACCTCTGGGGGGACGCCCGGCTCGGCCCCCACAGACCTGCCTGCCCCCTTCTCGCCGCCCCTGACGGCCCTGCCCACAGCTCCCCCAGGCCTGCTGGGTACACCCTatgccatctccctctccaaCTTCATCGGCCTCAAGCCTGTGCCCTTCTTGGCTCTAccacctgcctccccagggcCGCCGCCGGGCTTGGCGGCCTACACTGCCAAGATGGCAGCAGCCAATGGGAGCAAGAAAGCTGAGCGGCAGAAATTCTCCCCCTACTGA
- the PCBP4 gene encoding poly(rC)-binding protein 4 isoform X2 gives MIAFKLDEDLCAAPANGGNVSRPPVTLRLVIPASQCGSLIGKAGTKIKEIRETTGAQVQVAGDLLPNSTERAVTVSGVPDAIILCVRQICAVILESPPKGATIPYHPSLSLGTVLLSANQGFSVQGQYGAVTPAEVTKLQQLSGHAVPFASPSMVPGLDPGTQTSSQEFLVPNDLIGCVIGRQGSKISEIRQMSGAHIKIGNQAEGAGERHVTITGSPVSIALAQYLITACLETAKSTSGGTPGSAPTDLPAPFSPPLTALPTAPPGLLGTPYAISLSNFIGLKPVPFLALPPASPGPPPGLAAYTAKMAAANGSKKAERQKFSPY, from the exons ATGATCGCCTTCAAGCTGGATGAG GACCTTTGTGCTGCTCCTGCAAATGGTGGAAATGTCTCCAGGCCTCCGGTGACCCTGCGCCTTGTCATCCCTGCAAGCCAGTGTGGCTCACTGATTGGGAAGGCTGGCACCAAGATCAAGGAGATTCGAGAG ACCACGGGTGCCCAGGTGCAGGTGGCGGGAGACCTGCTCCCCAACTCTACAGAGCGTGCTGTCACTGTGTCCGGGGTACCTGATGCCATCATCCTGTGTGTGCGCCAGATCTGTGCTGTTATCCTGGAG TCCCCACCCAAAGGAGCTACTATCCCATATCATCCAAGCCTCTCCTTAGGTACCGTCCTTCTCTCTGCCAACCAG GGCTTTTCTGTCCAGGGTCAGTATGGGGCTGTGACCCCAGCTGAG GTCACCAAGCTCCAGCAGCTCTCGGGCCATGCAGTCCCCTTTGCCTCACCCAGCATGGTGCCAG gacTGGATCCTGGCACACAGACCAGCTCACAGGAGTTCTTGGTTCCCAACGAT CTGATTGGCTGCGTGATTGGGCGCCAGGGCAGCAAGATCAGTGAGATCCGGCAGATGTCAGGGGCACATATCAAGATCGGGAACCAAGCAGAGGGTGCTGGCGAGAGGCACGTGACCATCACTGGTTCCCCTGTCTCCATCGCCCTGGCCCAGTACCTCATCACTGCCTG TCTAGAAACGGCCAAGTCTACCTCTGGGGGGACGCCCGGCTCGGCCCCCACAGACCTGCCTGCCCCCTTCTCGCCGCCCCTGACGGCCCTGCCCACAGCTCCCCCAGGCCTGCTGGGTACACCCTatgccatctccctctccaaCTTCATCGGCCTCAAGCCTGTGCCCTTCTTGGCTCTAccacctgcctccccagggcCGCCGCCGGGCTTGGCGGCCTACACTGCCAAGATGGCAGCAGCCAATGGGAGCAAGAAAGCTGAGCGGCAGAAATTCTCCCCCTACTGA
- the GPR62 gene encoding G-protein coupled receptor 62: MANTTVLNTSEVAVSAGLILAAVVEAAALLGNGALLVVVLRTPGLRDTLYLVHLCVVDLLAAASIMPLGLLAAPPPGLGRVRLGPAPCRAARFLSAALLPACTLGVAALGLARYRLIVHPLRPGARPPPGLVLTAVWAAAGLLGALSLLGPPPAPPPAPPRCSVLAGGLGPFRPLWALLAFALPALLLLGAYGGIFLVARRAALRPPRPARGSRPRSDSLDSRLSILPPLRPRLPGGKAALAPALAVGQFAACWLPYGCACLAPAEQAAVAEAPVTWVAYSAFAVHPFLYGLLQRPVRRALGRLARRALPQPPRACTLRAWHLPTFLQHLQGPSLGPALGPPGAPEQAPDLPEGENLSMTGAT; this comes from the coding sequence ATGGCCAACACCACAGTGCTGAACACCTCAGAAGTCGCCGTCTCGGCAGGGTTGATCCTGGCGGCTGTCGTGGAGGCAGCAGCACTGCTGGGCAACGGCGCGCTGCTGGTCGTGGTGCTGCGCACCCCAGGACTGCGTGACACGCTCTACCTGGTGCACCTGTGCGTCGTGGACCTGCTGGCGGCCGCCTCCATCATGCCGCTGGGCCTGCTGGCCGCGCCACCGCCCGGGCTGGGCCGCGTGCGCCTGGGCCCCGCGCCGTGCCGCGCCGCGCGCTTCCTCTCGGCGGCGCTGCTCCCCGCCTGCACGCTCGGGGTGGCCGCGCTCGGTCTGGCGCGCTACCGCCTCATAGTGCATCCGCTGCGGCCGGGCGCGCGGCCTCCGCCGGGCCTGGTGCTCACGGCCGTGTGGGCCGCCGCGGGGCTGCTGGGCGCGCTCTCCCTGCTGGGGCCGCCTCCCGCACCACCCCCGGCTCCACCGCGCTGCTCCGTCCTGGCCGGTGGCCTCGGGCCCTTCCGGCCGCTCTGGGCGCTGCTGGCCTTCGCGCTACCGGCCCTCCTGCTGCTCGGCGCCTACGGCGGCATCTTCCTCGTGGCCCGCCGTGCGGCCCTGCGGCCCCCGCGGCCCGCGCGCGGCTCCCGGCCGCGCTCCGACTCTCTGGATAGCCGCCTCTCCATCTTGCCACCCCTCCGGCCTCGCCTGCCTGGGGGCAAAgcagccctggccccagccctggcCGTGGGCCAGTTCGCAGCCTGCTGGCTGCCCTATGGCTGTGCGTGCCTGGCGCCCGCTGAGCAAGCCGCAGTGGCTGAGGCGCCCGTCACCTGGGTGGCCTACTCGGCCTTCGCGGTTCACCCCTTCCTGTATGGCCTGCTACAGCGCCCCGTACGCCGGGCACTGGGCCGCCTTGCCCGCCGGGCTCTGCCCCAACCCCCGCGGGCCTGTACTCTCCGGGCCTGGCACCTGCCGACATTTCTGCAGCACCTCCAGGGACCTTCATTGGGCCCTGCCCTAGGCCCTCCTGGGGCACCAGAACAAGCCCCAGATTTGCCAGAAGGGGAGAACCTGAGCATGACAGGGGCCACCTGA